CACTGTGTTCCCcatcctgttctatggttagcaTCACACTCGGAAAATTAGCatgcttgcttttttttgttcgaCTTTGGAATTTCCATTCTATATGGATAAATCCCAACAGAGAAgccatttacccccccccccccccccccccccccacacacacacacacactcccatctTTGGCAGCCTGTAACCTCTGCTTGAACCCCCCTCTGTGTGTCACTGTTTCGCATTTCACATATGGGCCTCGCTTTAGGGATGAAAGGCTGTTCATGGCTGCAGCCTACTGTGAGCCGCAGTGGAATGAGCTTTATACCGGCCTTCttctcatttgtgtgttttctttttttaagtgcaCATTCACTTCAAAGGCTCCTCACTCCATAGGTGGTGGGAGTTTGAGGATGGGAAGCACAGCATATGGCACCTTAAAAGACAGCACCGCCTTCATTGTGGTCTACGGAATGGGAAAGGATTCCCCTCAGTGTGGAATTACCTCTCTTGAATTCCTCCAGCATCACATCCAGCTTGGTGTCATTGAAGACGCAGTGCATGGGGTGTTTGTAGAACTCAGTGATGGTCTTCAGAGGGGTGCAGTCGTCCGGGTCAACAAAGGCGAGGTCCTTCACAAACAGGATGTCCACGATGTTGGACCGCTCGTTCTCGTAGACCGGGATCCTTGTGAAGCCACTCTGCATCACATCAGACATGGTGCCAAAGTCCAACACAGCATCTGATGAGAGCATGTAGCAGTCGGATAAAGGGGTGAGAACGTCCTCCACCGTCTTGGTCCTCAGCTCCAGAGCTCCTTGGATGATGTTGAGCTCTTCCTTGACCAAGTCGTGGTACGGATCTGTGACTCTCAGCATGGCCACCAGCTTCTCCCGTGTATAGAAGCTGCTGATCTCCTGGTGGAGCAGGATGTCCAGGATCTTGGAGACAGGGTAGGCGatggggaggaagaggagcatgAGGAGCCTGGTGGCGCACAGGGTCTTGGAAGCGATGGCGAGGCTGTGCCGGGACGCCACAGAATGAGGCAAAATCTCCCCTATGAAGAAAATCCCTAAAGTGCAGGAGGCCGTGGAGAGGACGGTCATGCCTAATATCTGGCACATCCAAACCACAAAACATGTGTTGGTGAGCACGTTGCCCAGCACCACAGTGCACAGGATATAGTTGCCATGCTTACGCACTGACTCTATCTTACGTGCGTACTTCTGCTCCTTCTCTGTTCCGCTGTTCTGCAGGACCCGCAGCTCCACGGGGTCCAGGGCCAGCATGCTGATGTTGAGTCCGCTGCAGAGCGCGGAGAGCCCCAGGAGAAGCACGGAGACTCCCGCCTGCAGCCACGCGTCCGCCTCCGCAGGTCTCTCTACCACAGCCAGCCAGAAGTCTCTGGTGCTGAAGTGTTCCCATTTGACGCCGTCAAAAGCGCACATGGAGTAGTACTTCACCGCTTCTCCTCGGCGTAGATGCTTGGCAAGAAGCTCGACCAGCACCGAGTTGCGACTGGAGGTGGATTTGAAAGAGCCCAGTAGTTCGATGTCAGAGCTCCGGGCGTTCTCCTCCTCGCAAGGGTTCGCTCTGGACCGGCCCTCGCTGTCCCCTTCTTGCTCCTCTATGAAGGCGATCCACGGAGCTGCTGGAGCTGAGTCAGCTGCACCGCTCCAGTTCATGTTGGGACGCTCCGAGAAGTACACCCTCAAAATGAAGCGAGTCCCCTCCGTGGCTCTCAGGACGCCATCCTGCACGGACAAATCCCCGCTTTGGGTGTCTTCTGGCCGGACGCCGAGCAGCGCTGAAGTCGGTGCTGGCAgccaggagaggaggaggaggtggaggaggtgagggATGGCGGTCAGATGCAGAGGATGCAGGATGCGGCAGCGAGCATCCGCAGCATCCGCAGCCATCATGTTGAATGAAGTAGTGGAGGGGAGTCGGGTCACGTGATGTGCGGATGGAGCAGCTGCATGGGTGGTCGTGCAGCCATGGGGGTATGTT
The window above is part of the Doryrhamphus excisus isolate RoL2022-K1 chromosome 20, RoL_Dexc_1.0, whole genome shotgun sequence genome. Proteins encoded here:
- the LOC131107858 gene encoding metal transporter CNNM1; its protein translation is MMAADAADARCRILHPLHLTAIPHLLHLLLLSWLPAPTSALLGVRPEDTQSGDLSVQDGVLRATEGTRFILRVYFSERPNMNWSGAADSAPAAPWIAFIEEQEGDSEGRSRANPCEEENARSSDIELLGSFKSTSSRNSVLVELLAKHLRRGEAVKYYSMCAFDGVKWEHFSTRDFWLAVVERPAEADAWLQAGVSVLLLGLSALCSGLNISMLALDPVELRVLQNSGTEKEQKYARKIESVRKHGNYILCTVVLGNVLTNTCFVVWMCQILGMTVLSTASCTLGIFFIGEILPHSVASRHSLAIASKTLCATRLLMLLFLPIAYPVSKILDILLHQEISSFYTREKLVAMLRVTDPYHDLVKEELNIIQGALELRTKTVEDVLTPLSDCYMLSSDAVLDFGTMSDVMQSGFTRIPVYENERSNIVDILFVKDLAFVDPDDCTPLKTITEFYKHPMHCVFNDTKLDVMLEEFKRGKSHLAVVQRVNNEGEGDPFYEVMGIVTLEDVIEEIIKSEIVDETDLYTDNRTKRRVSHHERKQQDFSIFKVAENELNVKISPQLLLATHRFLATEVEPFRPCHLSEKILLRLIKHPSVVQELKFNPKNKHAPQHYLFQRNKPVDYFVLILQGRVEVEIGKEALRFENGAFSYYGMPALIPPLPVGQRFCSRSSGLNQSDSLLSGGSVGQLSIGGFYLPDYSVRQLTDLQIIKIIRTHYQNALTATRMDSSPQTPDPVDGDAKGRPPVSEARSHSIALPLTNTYTRLGLARLAQLHPHAGLRNTSHLNHRNRIVRSKSDGQRSPNDTVFLRMDDIPYIQEDRPENYGENDVPTDSQTTTSPYVSSRSLSSSEENIGKKLLRKLSNKRRKKSRDGEQSLEECVEQPPVTS